A single genomic interval of Amblyraja radiata isolate CabotCenter1 chromosome 33, sAmbRad1.1.pri, whole genome shotgun sequence harbors:
- the kcnj1 gene encoding ATP-sensitive inward rectifier potassium channel 1, whose product MFKYLRGRFPCNRSGRDRRRARLVSKDGRCNIEFGNVREHSNVGFLADIWTTVLDLKWRYQMAIFITAFLGSWFLFGLLWYAVAYVHRDLPEFAPSLSHIPCVQNINGLTSAFLFSLETQVTIGYGFRCVTEQCGEAIFLLVAQSILGVIVNSFMCGAILAKISRPKKRAKTITFSKSAVISKRGGKLCLLIRVANLRKSLLIGSHIYGKLLKTTVTLEGETIIMDQVNINFVVDAGNENLFFISPLTIYHIIDKTSPFYEMSAETIKEQDIELVVFLDGTIEATSATCQVRTSYIPEEVFWGYRFAPIVSKSKEGKYRVDFSNFGKTVQVDTPHCAYCLETEKEMKDNAKRSYDNLALQVNEVNETKM is encoded by the coding sequence ATGTTCAAGTACCTCCGCGGGAGATTCCCCTGTAACCGCTCAGGGCGGGACCGGCGGAGGGCTCGTCTGGTCTCCAAGGATGGAAGGTGTAACATCGAGTTTGGGAACGTGAGGGAGCATTCAAATGTTGGCTTCCTTGCGGATATTTGGACAACGGTTCTTGATCTCAAGTGGCGGTACCAGATGGCCATCTTCATCACCGCGTTTCTAGGCAGTTGGTTTCTCTTTGGCTTGCTGTGGTACGCTGTGGCTTACGTGCACAGGGATCTGCCCGAATTCGCCCCTTCCCTCAGCCACATACCTTGTGTGCAGAACATCAATGGGTTGACTAGCGCCTTCCTCTTCTCGCTCGAGACTCAGGTCACCATCGGTTACGGCTTCCGATGCGTGACGGAGCAGTGCGGCGAGGCGATCTTCCTGCTGGTGGCGCAGTCCATCCTGGGCGTCATCGTCAACTCCTTCATGTGCGGAGCGATCCTGGCCAAGATCTCCCGGCCCAAGAAGCGGGCCAAAACCATCACCTTCAGCAAGAGCGCCGTGATCAGCAAACGCGGCGGCAAGCTCTGCCTCCTCATCCGAGTGGCCAACCTCAGGAAGAGCCTGCTAATCGGCAGCCACATCTACGGCAAACTGTTGAAGACCACGGTGACCCTGGAGGGCGAGACCATCATCATGGACCAGGTCAACATCAATTTCGTAGTCGACGCTGGCAATGAGAATCTGTTCTTCATCTCCCCCCTCACCATCTACCACATCATTGATAAAACCAGCCCCTTCTACGAGATGTCTGCCGAGACCATCAAGGAGCAGGATATTGAGCTGGTGGTCTTCCTAGACGGCACAATAGAAGCCACCAGTGCCACGTGCCAGGTCCGGACATCCTACATCCCAGAGGAAGTGTTCTGGGGCTACCGCTTTGCACCCATTGTTTCCAAATCCAAGGAGGGGAAATATAgggttgacttctccaactttggCAAGACAGTGCAGGTGGACACCCCTCACTGCGCATACTGCCTAGAGACTGAGAAGGAGATGAAGGACAATGCGAAGAGGTCCTATGACAACCTGGCGTTGCAGGTCAATGAGGTCAATGAGACCAAGATGTGA